Proteins found in one Muntiacus reevesi chromosome 2, mMunRee1.1, whole genome shotgun sequence genomic segment:
- the LOC136158147 gene encoding large ribosomal subunit protein uL23-like, translating into MKVAQKAKKEAPAPPKVEAKAKALKAKKAVLKGVHSHKKKKIQTSPTFRGPKTLWLWSQPKYPRKSAPRRNKLDHYAIIKLLLTTESVMKKIEDNNTLVFIVDVKANKHQIKQAVKKLYDIDVAKVNTLITPDGEKKAYVRLAPDYDALDVANKIGII; encoded by the coding sequence atgAAGGTGGCGCAGAAGGCGAAGAAGGAAGCCCCTGCCCCTCCTAAAGTTGAAGCCAAAGCAAAGGCTTTGAAGGCCAAGAAAGCAGTGTTGAAAGGTGTCCACagccacaagaaaaagaagatccAGACGTCACCCACCTTCCGGGGGCCCAAAACACTGTGGCTCTGGAGTCAGCCCAAATATCCTCGGAAGAGCGCCCCTAGGAGAAACAAACTTGACCACTATGCCATCATCAAATTACTCCTCACCACCGAGTCagtcatgaagaaaatagaagacaacAACACACTGGTATTCATTGTGGATGTCAAGGCCAACAAGCACCAAATTAAACAGGCTGTGAAGAAGCTCTATGACATTGATGTGGCTAAGGTCAATACTCTGATCACGCCTGATGGAGAGAAGAAGGCATATGTTCGACTAGCTCCTGACTATGATGCTTTGGATGTTGCCAACAAAATTGGGATCATCTAG